The nucleotide sequence ATCGGTGCCGGCGGCGCCGCGGCGGTGGACCAGCTCGACGCTGCGGGCGAGCTCGTCGGCGGCCGCGTCGATGACGCGCGCCGCACGGATGCTGCCGGCGTCGGCCGCGGCGAAGACGAGGGGAGCGGCCGCACCCCAGACGGTGACGCGCGGGTGGACGGTCAGCGCGTTGGAGAGGCCGACGATCTCCTCCACGCCGAAGTGTGCGTAGAGCGCGTCGGCCAGGGCGTCGCGCGGCTCGCCCTCGTCGACGGCCTCGAACAGGGAGCGGACGGCGTCGCGCACCAGCGCGGGCGCACTGCCCGGGTCGTTGAGGATGTAGCCGTAGCCTCCCGCGCTCACCAGCGTCCCGTCGGCTCGGCGGCCGACGACCTTGCTGCCGGTGCCCGCGATGACGGCGATGGCCTCGTCGTATCCGGCGGCGGGTCCGACCAGCTCGACGTCGTTGACCGCGAGAGCCGGGCCGTCGTGGAGCGCGGCGAGCGTCTCGGA is from Leifsonia sp. 466MF and encodes:
- a CDS encoding N-acetylglucosamine kinase; this translates as MIVGIDIGGTKTHVCVEDDAGAVLLDRSVQTADWQHGGDLHSEQNVRGLLALLDDVPGAASAPLVVGAHGLDSEGQTLAFSETLAALHDGPALAVNDVELVGPAAGYDEAIAVIAGTGSKVVGRRADGTLVSAGGYGYILNDPGSAPALVRDAVRSLFEAVDEGEPRDALADALYAHFGVEEIVGLSNALTVHPRVTVWGAAAPLVFAAADAGSIRAARVIDAAADELARSVELVHRRGAAGTDVVCAGGVVSHQPRLFDALGERLRARGLTHSIHLLDVPPVRGALALARRLTEAAPVAPLAPPTPSRRKS